In Lolium perenne isolate Kyuss_39 chromosome 5, Kyuss_2.0, whole genome shotgun sequence, the sequence ATAGCATGAACAAAAATGGGCGTGTGATCAGACTGCACAAAGTACGTTTATGGCTGGGCCAGGTTTACATTTCAGGCCCGCTTCCTCCCGCAGTCCCGCTGCttccctcttctctttctcttctgTCCATTTTCGAATTTTGAATTCCGTCGAATTTCTCCAATTCCCCACTCCACCGACCACCGCGGCCGCCCCCCATGGAGCCGGAGCCGCGGCGCTGGGCGGCGACGTACACGACGCAGCTGAAGAAGAAGCGCAAGGCCTACCACGACGgggccctcctcctccacccggaCTCCCGCCGCCTCGTCCTCCTCGACGACGCCGGCGTCACCATCGACGCCAAGTTCCTCCGCGCCGGCGACTCCGTCTCCGCCGGCGCGGCCATCGAGTTCCCGTGCCACCTCGTCGACGTCGGCGGCGAGGCCCAGCGCGGCCACTCCGGAAGGCCCTCCGAGCCCGCCGCCTCCAGAACCGCCTCCTaccgcggcggcgccaggccgcGTCAGAGCGCGCCCGCTCCCCGCGCGTTCGTGAACCCACcgaagagcggcggcggcggcggcaaggcTGAAGCCGCGGGTTCTGGCGGTGCCAACTCCGCGGATTCCGCGTGCCAAGGTTTGCGCGCCACCTGTTCTACCTATGGCCCGTGAGCGGCTGAACAAGCTGGCTTTGCCCCGAGGATTGAGTAGGGTGCGCTTTTGCTTGATTGTAGAGTGGCATGCGATGTACACCGCCCAGATGACTCAGAAGGCTAAGAAGTATCACGACGGCTTCGTGAGGCTCAGGCCAATGGGTTCACATTCGAAGCAGGTAAGGATGCAACACTCGTCTGCAAGTGTTCTCCATTCGTATACTGGAGATTGTGGGTGCTAATGAGTAACCATAGATTCGTAGCTTGATTGGCACGCGATCAGTTTATTTTTCGGATGATATATTAGCAGTTGGCTTAAAAtgttgtgtgaattaaaatgtttCAGGTCGTTTTgctggatgaagatggcgaaatacTAGGCAGCAGGTACCTCAAGTCAGGGGAGTGTTTGGAAGCCGGGAAGAAATGCACCTTCCCGAACTATCTGATTGAGATCGGCGAGGCCAAAAACCTAAACAGAGGTTGGTTTTGTGCATCTCATAGTATAGGCTTATGTGTCGAATGTGTGCCTGTGCCGCCTGAGAATTCCTAATTTGTTTTGCGGAATTATGGAATAATAATTCATAGAGAACATTTTCCTTGCTGCCACTGAAAGGGTGTGtttctgcattgatcaatgtgtaGGTGGAGAACGTAACTCTTCAGAGGAACCTACGGTGCAATCAAGACCAACGGGAGTGGGAAATGCAAACAACAAAGTGGGAACGGGCGCAACAGGTTCCCTGAAATTCATCAGTCCACAAAAGTTCCATTGTATGTGGACTTAAAGTTACACACCAGTTAGTTATTTTCACATGATTCCGGCATATCTCAGTGAGAAGTTCATTTGTTTCTGCAATCTGTAGATCTTGATGAGAGTCAATCAGAAGTAACTTCTAGTTCTAACAAGCCGGATCTTGGAAAGGGTAAAGTTGAAGCTGCTAGCAGCGATGGGAGCCTTATGGGTTCAACAGACTCAGCTTCCAAAGGTTCATGTGTAGCCTCTCTCTACTATAAAGGATGCTTCGGCTTTGTACATATAATGTATTATTTTTTATTATATATAGATACTTATATGATGATTTTCGAAAAAAGATACTTATATGATATATGCTTCCTTTGTAGAATGGCGCATCTTATACACAACCCAACTAACTCAAAAGGCAAAGAAGTATCATGATGGTAGTCTAAAGCTCATGCAAGTTGGTTCTCACGCAAAGCAGGTTAGCAACTAGCACTCAATACTTAATGGCCATGCTAATTTGAGGTTGGTGTTTTATGACAGCTTTACAGAGAGTTCTGCTAGATTATATCTGATGAATTGCTGTGATGATTGTACGAAGGTGTTATAGCTGTATTCACTATATTTTCAGATTGTTTTATTAGATGAAGATGGTGTAGTGCTTGGCACCAGATATCTCAAGTCAGGTGAATCTATCGAAAGCAGGAAGAAATGTCAGTTTCCTAATTATATTATTGAAGTTTTTGATCTCAGAAATCAAAAGAATGGTTAGTTTTTGTTCATGCCTAAGGACTGTCATTTTTGTACCCGATCTTCCACTTCTGATTCTGCATTAGAAAATAGGTGGATTGTAGAAAATATGCCTCTTTTGTTTGGTAACATGCAAGTATTTCTTATTTGTTCGCTAATTTATATGCAGATGTAGAGCCTAAACACACTTCTGGGGAGGCTTTGGATCACACAGGACTGAAGAATGGAGAGAATACAAGTGAAAAGAAGAGTGACAAAAGTAAATCTCCAAAGTTTGTTAGTCCACTTTTCAACGGTATGTGATCACAAGGTTACACACATATTAGATGCACCTTCTTGCTTGCCACACATTTCATTTGCAATCATTCATCTGTCTCCGCAATTAGCAGATAATCAAAAGAGTAAAACAAAAGGCACTACTGGCTCTAACTGGCCACAGGTTGGAAAATCAACACGTAGTGACATGGGTGATCCACATAACTTTCATGGTAACTGAGCTTAATTCAATGATCAGTTTGTTCTATTTCCTTTTGCCTGTATAATGTAGTAGGACCTCTGTTTGTTTCCATCATGTGCAGATTTTCAGAGGGGTAAACCAAATAGCACTGATGGTTACAGAAGAACAGACCTGGCCAACTCAACATATAGTGGCATCAATGATCCACATAAATTTAATGGTACTTGGGCTTAATTTTACACACCATTTCTATTTCTGCAGCAACATTTTTTTTATGAAGTGAGACTACCGGTGGTTTCCAGATTTTGCAGATTTCCAGGGGAGTAAATCAGAATTTTCTACTAGCTACAGCCAACTAGAAGTTGGCAAATCAACATTTAGTGACCAGGGAAAATCAACATTTGGTGGCATGGATGATCCACATAAATTTAATGGTACTTGGGCTTAATGTTACACACCGTTACTATTTCTGCAGCTCCTTATATATTTTCATGTAATGAGACTGCTGGTGGTTTCCAGACTTTACAGATATCCAGAGGGGTAAGTCAGGATTTGCTACTAGCTATAACCGGCCAGAAGTTGGCAAATCAGTTCTTAATATATCAGATGAACCACTAGAATCTTGTGGTACTTGTACAAAATTCTCATACTTTCATCCGTAACTCTACTTCTTGCTGGTATATGAATGCAGTAATAACCATGTTTCTCCGCATTTTGCAGATCTTCAAAATGGTATATCACCGTGTCCCACTAGTTCTGTCGGGAGAGAGGTTGGAATATCAACATTTGGCAGAACGGATGATTCTTTGCGGACtggttagtactccctccgtcccaaaatataaggcacCCTTACTTGACTATGATTTATATACTTATAATATGTCCACAAAAtttgtataaatatatatgaaatGAAAGAGATTTGCAAGACGAATGCAACTATACCATGTATACATTCTGAATCCATATATTTTGATATATATTAGTGGTCAAAGACCGTGTGAAAAAAGCGTGGTTTATATTTTGGGACAGAGGGGGTATACCTTTACTGAACTGCTAGATTTGATATTTGTTGCATGGTTCCTTCCAGGCAAGCAATTAGGATGAACAATATTTGTTGCATGGCGAATGCCAGTATGCCACAGGGACAGAGTATGCCACATGGTCTTCTGAGCGGCAGATTTACTGTTACTTCGCATTACCCAAGGATCATGGATAAGCACCTAAAATATGACAATACAATTGGTCGTTATTACAAAAAAGAGCGTAATGATCATCATTTATTGCATCAAATAGACAGTATGTTACTGTTCTTAAAAAAAATACAGCTGCATTCTGTAAAGTTCTGTACATAACACGGACTGCCAAGGTTAGTGTTGAACGATAGTGTTTGTTATTCAAGGCTAATACTCAGCTAGGATGGATCCGAGTAACTCCATACTATGAACTTCAAATTAGTTTGATGCAAGTCTTTGCTGTTCAGGATTCAGGATGTTCGATAGCATGCACCTGAAGTGTTTGGTTACATGCGTCGTGAATCAACTGTTGTAGAGTTGTGATATAGTTCTTCCTTATTTTCTTAAGTAACTGATTTTATTAATTCTGGTTTAACTCACTGGCTAGGTAAATAATCAATCTAGATACATGATGTTATAGACATTACAAGACATACTTAATGCTATTTTGACGCTTGTATAGAAATTTAGAGCATTCGTGACTAGTTGTTTATTCCTCCCTGATGTGCATTCTGCTCTACTTGTTCTTACTTACTACCAGAACACTAATTGACAATCAATGTTCTGAgcatcataattttacaaatacttAAATAGTCTCTGCACTAGTTATTTACAAAGTAGAATGCTTGTAGGAACTATTTTTTTCCAAAGGTGTCTGCTTGTGATCCTTGTGGCATATGACCAACTTTGGCTCACACATCTACAAAGTGGAATGCTCGTGGGAACTATTTTTTCCCAAAGGTGTCCTGTCCTTGTGGCATATGACCAACTTGAATGGCAGCGCAGCTACTTTTATCATGTACATTCATGTGCTTTTATACTAACGACAACAATGCAACTTGATCTTTAGCATCCCAAATACTATCTATCATGAAGCCCCCAGCTGGATTGTCTCACTTTGCTACCCAGCTCCGCACATCGGTGCAATCTTGCTTGAAGTTGGACACTGTACAAGCAAAGAACTCGATAAGCACTCATAATTGGAATGAACCATCTGGGAATGCCTATCCAACTTATGATCGTCAGGCCATCCCGTAAGATGTTGTACTTTTATATACCCTAGAATATTTCCTTGTTGAAAGTAAGCGGAGCTCCAACTGTCCAACATGACAAATGGAATAACAAATGAATATTGACAGTAATGACGCTTTTGTAGGAAACCAGCAGCTTTTGATGGCCCGAAAGTGGCAATGATGGATATCCCAGCATCTGAGATCCCCAATGCAAACGAGCAGAAACTAGAATCACCAGGCAATCTTCATATTGGAAACTCTAATGGTACAGGTAAGTTGTTTCAATGAATTTCTTTGCATTAAAACCACCGTATACATTCTAAAAAGCATGCATGCTGTTCGAAAATAAACAACAAATGTGGCTTATGCTAGTTTTTATTTGACAGATTCTGCGCCAGTTTCAAATGATACTAGCATCCCAGGCCTGCAAGAAGAGAAAACTGGAATTGCAGATCAGGTTTGCACCCTAATCCATGAAAAGTTTTACCATTGTGAATTTGATAAAGTTAGTGGTGCATTGAACACCTTACTGGCAAAATATTGACTGTACACAGTGGCGGTTTAATTCTCATCAGATCAGACTTCAAGTTCTAGTTTCAATTGTTACATATTTTCTTAGGGATACTTTCTTAGTCATTGTATTTGTTGTGTGTCTGCAGCTCGGTGCCAATAGCACAGCAGCGGACCCCAATTGTGGCAGTGGCCCTTTTCCGGCTCCAAGCATCCGTAGATGTCTAGATCCCAGGATTCAGGATTTGATAGATGACTGCCC encodes:
- the LOC127300816 gene encoding uncharacterized protein isoform X1, with the protein product MEPEPRRWAATYTTQLKKKRKAYHDGALLLHPDSRRLVLLDDAGVTIDAKFLRAGDSVSAGAAIEFPCHLVDVGGEAQRGHSGRPSEPAASRTASYRGGARPRQSAPAPRAFVNPPKSGGGGGKAEAAGSGGANSADSACQEWHAMYTAQMTQKAKKYHDGFVRLRPMGSHSKQVVLLDEDGEILGSRYLKSGECLEAGKKCTFPNYLIEIGEAKNLNRGGERNSSEEPTVQSRPTGVGNANNKVGTGATGSLKFISPQKFHYLDESQSEVTSSSNKPDLGKGKVEAASSDGSLMGSTDSASKEWRILYTTQLTQKAKKYHDGSLKLMQVGSHAKQIVLLDEDGVVLGTRYLKSGESIESRKKCQFPNYIIEVFDLRNQKNDVEPKHTSGEALDHTGLKNGENTSEKKSDKSKSPKFVSPLFNDNQKSKTKGTTGSNWPQVGKSTRSDMGDPHNFHDFQRGKPNSTDGYRRTDLANSTYSGINDPHKFNDFADFQGSKSEFSTSYSQLEVGKSTFSDQGKSTFGGMDDPHKFNDFTDIQRGKSGFATSYNRPEVGKSVLNISDEPLESCDLQNGISPCPTSSVGREVGISTFGRTDDSLRTASQILSIMKPPAGLSHFATQLRTSVQSCLKLDTVQAKNSISTHNWNEPSGNAYPTYDRQAIPKPAAFDGPKVAMMDIPASEIPNANEQKLESPGNLHIGNSNGTDSAPVSNDTSIPGLQEEKTGIADQLGANSTAADPNCGSGPFPAPSIRRCLDPRIQDLIDDCPSFDLGF
- the LOC127300816 gene encoding uncharacterized protein isoform X2 produces the protein MEPEPRRWAATYTTQLKKKRKAYHDGALLLHPDSRRLVLLDDAGVTIDAKFLRAGDSVSAGAAIEFPCHLVDVGGEAQRGHSGRPSEPAASRTASYRGGARPRQSAPAPRAFVNPPKSGGGGGKAEAAGSGGANSADSACQEWHAMYTAQMTQKAKKYHDGFVRLRPMGSHSKQVVLLDEDGEILGSRYLKSGECLEAGKKCTFPNYLIEIGEAKNLNRGGERNSSEEPTVQSRPTGVGNANNKVGTGATGSLKFISPQKFHYLDESQSEVTSSSNKPDLGKGKVEAASSDGSLMGSTDSASKEWRILYTTQLTQKAKKYHDGSLKLMQVGSHAKQIVLLDEDGVVLGTRYLKSGESIESRKKCQFPNYIIEVFDLRNQKNDVEPKHTSGEALDHTGLKNGENTSEKKSDKSKSPKFVSPLFNDNQKSKTKGTTGSNWPQVGKSTRSDMGDPHNFHDFQRGKPNSTDGYRRTDLANSTYSGINDPHKFNDFADFQGSKSEFSTSYSQLEVGKSTFSDQGKSTFGGMDDPHKFNDIQRGKSGFATSYNRPEVGKSVLNISDEPLESCDLQNGISPCPTSSVGREVGISTFGRTDDSLRTASQILSIMKPPAGLSHFATQLRTSVQSCLKLDTVQAKNSISTHNWNEPSGNAYPTYDRQAIPKPAAFDGPKVAMMDIPASEIPNANEQKLESPGNLHIGNSNGTDSAPVSNDTSIPGLQEEKTGIADQLGANSTAADPNCGSGPFPAPSIRRCLDPRIQDLIDDCPSFDLGF
- the LOC127300816 gene encoding uncharacterized protein isoform X3, producing MEPEPRRWAATYTTQLKKKRKAYHDGALLLHPDSRRLVLLDDAGVTIDAKFLRAGDSVSAGAAIEFPCHLVDVGGEAQRGHSGRPSEPAASRTASYRGGARPRQSAPAPRAFVNPPKSGGGGGKAEAAGSGGANSADSACQEWHAMYTAQMTQKAKKYHDGFVRLRPMGSHSKQVVLLDEDGEILGSRYLKSGECLEAGKKCTFPNYLIEIGEAKNLNRGGERNSSEEPTVQSRPTGVGNANNKVGTGATGSLKFISPQKFHYLDESQSEVTSSSNKPDLGKGKVEAASSDGSLMGSTDSASKEWRILYTTQLTQKAKKYHDGSLKLMQVGSHAKQIVLLDEDGVVLGTRYLKSGESIESRKKCQFPNYIIEVFDLRNQKNDVEPKHTSGEALDHTGLKNGENTSEKKSDKSKSPKFVSPLFNDNQKSKTKGTTGSNWPQVGKSTRSDMGDPHNFHDFQRGKPNSTDGYRRTDLANSTYSGINDPHKFNDFQGSKSEFSTSYSQLEVGKSTFSDQGKSTFGGMDDPHKFNDFTDIQRGKSGFATSYNRPEVGKSVLNISDEPLESCDLQNGISPCPTSSVGREVGISTFGRTDDSLRTASQILSIMKPPAGLSHFATQLRTSVQSCLKLDTVQAKNSISTHNWNEPSGNAYPTYDRQAIPKPAAFDGPKVAMMDIPASEIPNANEQKLESPGNLHIGNSNGTDSAPVSNDTSIPGLQEEKTGIADQLGANSTAADPNCGSGPFPAPSIRRCLDPRIQDLIDDCPSFDLGF
- the LOC127300816 gene encoding uncharacterized protein isoform X4, whose product is MEPEPRRWAATYTTQLKKKRKAYHDGALLLHPDSRRLVLLDDAGVTIDAKFLRAGDSVSAGAAIEFPCHLVDVGGEAQRGHSGRPSEPAASRTASYRGGARPRQSAPAPRAFVNPPKSGGGGGKAEAAGSGGANSADSACQEWHAMYTAQMTQKAKKYHDGFVRLRPMGSHSKQVVLLDEDGEILGSRYLKSGECLEAGKKCTFPNYLIEIGEAKNLNRGGERNSSEEPTVQSRPTGVGNANNKVGTGATGSLKFISPQKFHYLDESQSEVTSSSNKPDLGKGKVEAASSDGSLMGSTDSASKEWRILYTTQLTQKAKKYHDGSLKLMQVGSHAKQIVLLDEDGVVLGTRYLKSGESIESRKKCQFPNYIIEVFDLRNQKNDVEPKHTSGEALDHTGLKNGENTSEKKSDKSKSPKFVSPLFNDNQKSKTKGTTGSNWPQVGKSTRSDMGDPHNFHDFQRGKPNSTDGYRRTDLANSTYSGINDPHKFNDFADFQGSKSEFSTSYSQLEVGKSTFSDQGKSTFGGMDDPHKFNDFTDIQRGKSGFATSYNRPEVGKSVLNISDEPLESCDLQNGISPCPTSSVGREVGISTFGRTDDSLRTGKQLG